In Balaenoptera acutorostrata chromosome 3, mBalAcu1.1, whole genome shotgun sequence, the genomic stretch GGCACGTGaggctctcccctcctcctccactcttTTCCCCACCTCCCAAAATTGGCAGCCAGTCCGTGGCTCTCGGTCTGGGGTCTGGAGGGTGGGGAATGTGGGTGTGGGGACCGGCTGGAGAAGCTCTCGCTAGCGCTGCCTGTGGCCAGACCCGCCTCCCATCCCCTCTCCGGCGCACACACACGTCCACCCAGACACACTTCGCGCGCTCCCTTGCGCTCTcgctcgcccgcccgcccgcccgccgccgcctgCTCTCTCCTTCTTGCTCTCCCCggtctccttctcctttttttttttttttttggtaccataGAGTTGCTCCGAAAACAGAAGATAGAGGGAGTCTCGGAGCTCGCCATCTCCAGCGATCTCTACATTGGGAAAAAACATGGAGTCAGCTCCGGCAGCCCCCGACCCCGCCGCCTGCGAGCCGGGCAGCAGCGGCGCGGACGCGGCCGCCGGCTCCAGGGAGACCCCGCTGAACCAGGAATCCGCCCGCAAGAGCGAGCCGCCCGCCCCGGTGCGCAGACAGAGC encodes the following:
- the LOC130707556 gene encoding nuclear receptor ROR-alpha-like, translated to MESAPAAPDPAACEPGSSGADAAAGSRETPLNQESARKSEPPAPVRRQSYSSTSRGMAVSHHIPVLFESYSSKAQEWRC